The stretch of DNA CAAGCACCTGGCCGACGAGCTTGAGGTAGTTTTCCTCAAGCTGGACGAAGGTGTCGAAGCGCTTCTGGTCGCCGCTGTCCTGGATGGTGCCCTGGTAGCTGGCCATGTACTGCTTGAGGCGATCATCGAAGCTCTTGAACAGCTCCATGTCGGCCGGGGTGATTTCGCGGCGATTGGACAGGCCCACCAGTTGCTGGCTGGTGACGTAGCTGTCAACCCAGGCGCTGCGGATCATCGAGCTGTAGTAGACACCTGGAATGCTGTCTGTACCCACCGCTTCCTCGGCGCTTTCGATCGTCACCAACCGCGAGTAGGCGGCTACGATCATCAGCAGCATGATAGCGATGATCACGGCGAAACTTGCCAGGATCCGTTGGCGCAAGGTCCAGTTCTTCACATTCAGCCCTCAGGAATTCACAACGAGCGGGAAAAATCGCCGAAGTATAGCCCAGGCGTCCTACGCTTTTGCGGCTGAAATGCGAGGTATTCAGGCCTCTATCCCTGGCGGACAGGCCATTTTCCAGTTCATTGACCTGCGGCAAGCCGTACCTGGCTCTCCAGTTCCTGGCGCAGGGCCGGGTCGAGGCGCAGCTGGCGGGCCAGTTCGTCGAGGTAGGCGCGCTCCATGAAGTTCTCCTGATCGACCATCATCACGCTGGCCAGATACATCTCTGCAGCCATCTCCGGGGTTTGCGCGGCGCGAGCGACTTCGGCCGGGTCCAGCGGCTTGTTCAACTCATCGTGCAACCAGTGCTGCAGATCGCGGTCGTTGTCCAGGCGGGTGAATTCGCCTTCGATCAGGGCCCGTTCGCGCTCGTCGATATGGCCATCGGACTTGGCCGCCGCCACCAGCGCGCGCAGTACCGCCTGGCTGTGCTGCTCAGCCTGGGCCGGCGGCAGTCGGTCGAGGGTCTGCGGCTCGGCGCCCTGCCCTGTGCCCTGGCGCGCCTGCCAGTTGCCATAGGCCTTGTAAGCGAGCACGCCAAGTGCGGCCAGGCCACCGTAGGTGAGCGCCTTGCCGCCATACTTGCGAGCCTTCTTGCTGCCCAGCAGCAGACCCAGCGCGCCCGCCCCCAAGGCGCCTGCGCCGGCCCCGGAGAGCAGGCCCCCCAAACCACCGGCGCCGGCTGACGGCTTGCCCGCGCCAGGCTGCTTGTTGAGCAACTCCTGGCCAGATTTGAGCAGTTGATCGAGCAGGCCACGGGTGTTCATGTGCACGTCTCCACGATACGGAAAGGAAAGAGCAGAGTAAGGCCTGCCGCGTGAGCGGCCACTCGAGGATTTGCTTCCGGATGTTGCATTAGCTGGCAAAAAGCCAACTAGACTCGTCATCGCCAACAACCTGCACAGGCGACTATGCTTATAACCATTGCTTCACTGCTTTCTTGATGACTGCCCCGACCAAGATCTCCAAGAAGAGGGAACACCATGTCAGTGCACAAGACCGCATTGCTCGGCGCCATGATCGGCGCGCTGCTGGCCAGCGCCGGCCTGCAGGCCGCCGAGATGCCCAAGGCCCTGGGCGCCGGCGAAGGCCGGCTGGATATCGTCGCCTGGCCCGGCTACATCGAGCGCGGTGAAAGCGACAAGGCCTATGACTGGGTCACCGGTTTCGAGAAGGAAACCGGCTGCAAGGTCAGCGTCAAGACCGCGGCCACTTCCGATGAAATGGTCAGCCTGATGACCAAGGGCGGCTACGACCTGGTCACCGCTTCCGGCGACGCCTCGCTGCGCCTGATCGTCGGCAAGCGCGTACAGCCCATCAACACAGCGCTGATACCCAACTGGAAGAACATCGACCCACGCCTGCAGAACGGTGGCTGGTACGTGGTCGACAAACAGGTATATGGCACGCCCTACCAATGGGGCCCGAACGTGCTGCTGTACAACACCAATACCTTCAAGCAGGCACCCACCAGCTGGAACGTGGTGTTCGAGCCACAGGACCTGCCCGATGGCAAGCCGAACAAGGGCCGCGTGCAGGCTTACGACGGGCCGATCTACATCGCCGACGCCGCGCTGTACCTGAAATCGGCCAAGCCCGAACTGGGCATCAAGGACCCGTACGAGCTCAATGAAGCCCAGTACAAGGCCGTGCTCGAACTACTGCGCCAGCAGCAACCGCTGATCCACCGTTACTGGCACGACGCCACGGTACAGATGAGCGACGTGAAGAACGAGGGCGTGGTCGCCTCCAGCTCATGGGGTTACATGGTCAATGGCCTGAAGGCCGAGAACCAGCCAGTGGCCTCGACCATTCCGAAGGAAGGCGCCACCGGCTGGGCCGACACCACCATGCTGCACAGCGAGGCCAAGCACCCCAATTGCGCCTACAAGTGGATGGACTGGTCGCTGCAACCCAAGGTGCAGGGCGATGTGGCGGCCTGGTTCGGCTCGTTGCCCGCAGTGCCGGCAGCCTGCACCGGCAGCGAGCTGCTGGGGGCTGAAGGGTGCAAGACCAACGGCTTCGACAACTTCGACAAGATCGCCTTCTGGAAAACCCCACAGACCCAGGGCGGCAAGTTCGTGCCGTATAGCCGCTGGACCCAGGATTACATTGCGATCATGGGCGGGCGCTAGCACAGGCTTGCTACAGGTATGCCGCTTGATCTGGGGCTGCTGCGCAGCCCTTTCGCGACACAAGGCCGCTCCTACAAGAGACCGCGATCCCCTGTAGGAGCGGCCTTGTGTCGCGAAAGGGGCGCAAGGCGCCCCCCGAGCTTTACCTTGGAGTTACCCATGCCCCTAGCCGTCCAGTTCACCCAGGTTTCCCGCACCTTTGGCGAGGTCAAGGCCGTCGACCAGGTCAGCATCGACATCGATGACGGCGAATTCTTCTCCATGCTCGGCCCTTCCGGCTCGGGCAAGACCACCTGCCTGCGCCTGATCGCAGGCTTCGAGCAACCCAATAGCGGTTCGATCCGCATCCATGGTGTCGAGGCCGCTGGCGTACCGCCCTACCAGCGCGACGTCAACACGGTGTTCCAGGACTACGCCCTGTTCCCGCACATGAACGTGCGCGACAACATCGCCTACGGCCTCAAGGTCAAGGGCGTGGCCAAGGCCGAACGCCAGGCACGCGCCGAAGAAGCGCTGGCCATGGTCGCCCTGGCCGGCTACGGCGAACGCAAACCGGCACAGCTTTCCGGCGGCCAGCGCCAGCGCGTGGCCCTGGCCCGCGCGCTGGTCAACAGGCCACGGGTGTTGCTGCTCGACGAGCCGCTGGGCGCACTCGACCTCAAGCTGCGCGAACAAATGCAGGGCGAATTGAAGAAGCTGCAGCGCCAGTTGGGCATCACTTTCATCTTCGTCACCCACGACCAGACCGAAGCGCTGTCGATGTCGGACCGGGTGGCGGTCTTCAACCGTGGGCGCATCGAGCAGGTCGACACGCCACGCAACCTCTACATGAAGCCAGCGACCACCTTCGTCGCCGAGTTCGTCGGCACCTCCAACGTCATCCGCGGCGACCTCGCCGAACAACTCAGCGGCAGCCGCGCACCGTTTTCCATTCGCCCGGAGCATATCCGCCTGGTGGATCAGCCAGGCCAGGCGCAAGACGTTCAGCTCGGCGGCCTGCTGCGCGACGTCCAGTACCAGGGCAGTGCCACCCGCTATGAGGTGCAACTGGACAGCGGCCAGCTGCTGGCGGTGAGCCACGCCAACGACCAATGGCAGGCACAAGCGCAGCCCTGGCAGGCCGGCCAGCAAGTGCAGGTACGCTGGCCACGCGAGGCGATGACCGCGCTGCAGGAAACCGTCCTGGCCGAGGGCCGTTGAGATGCGCCGCCTGTCCGATCTGCTGTACCGGCGCCCCAACCTCTACCTGGCGCTGTTGCTGATCCCCCCACTGACCTGGTTCGGCGCCATCTACCTGGGCTCGTTGCTCAGCCTGCTGTGGCAGGGCTTCTACACCTTCGACGACTTCACCATGGCGGTAACCCCGGAGCTGACCCTGGGCAACTTCGCGGCACTGTTCAACCCGTCCAACTTCGACATCATCCTGCGCACCCTGACCATGGCCGTGGCGGTATCGCTGGCCAGTGCGGTGCTGGCCTTCCCGATTGCCTACTACATGGCGCGCTACACCAGCGGCAAGACCAAGGCATTCTTCTACATCGCGGTGATGATGCCGATGTGGGCCAGCTACATCGTCAAGACCTACGCCTGGACCCTCTTGCTGGCCAAGGGCGGTGTGGCCCAGTGGTTCGTCCAGCAGCTGCACCTGGACGCCCTGCTGCAGGCCGTGCTGACCGTGCCCGGGGTCGGCGGCAGCACGTTGTCGACCTCGCACCTGGGGCGCTTCATGGTGTTCGTGTACATCTGGCTACCGTTCATGATCCTGCCGATCCAGGCCTCGCTCGAACGCCTGCCACCGTCATTGCTGCAGGCGTCGGCAGACCTGGGTGCCAGGCCGCGGCAAACGTTCCTGCAGGTGATCCTGCCGCTGTCGATCCCCGGCATTGCCGCCGGCTCGATCTTCACCTTCTCGCTGACCTTGGGCGACTTCATCGTGCCGCAACTGGTCGGCCCGCCAGGTTACTTCATCGGCAGCATGGTCTATGCCCAACAAGGGGCGATCGGCAACATGCCGATGGCGGCAGCCTTCACGCTGGTGCCAATCGTGCTGATCGCGGTGTACCTGGCCATCGTCAAGCGCCTGGGGGCCTTCGATGCACTCTGAAAAAGCGTCTGTCGGCCTGCGCCTGGCGGCCTGGGGCGGGTTGGTGTTTCTGCACTTCCCGATCCTGATCATCTTCCTGTACGCCTTCAATACCGAAGACGCGGCGTTCAGCTTCCCGCCCAAGGGCTTCACCCTCAACTGGTTCACCGTGGCCTTCGCCCGCCCCGACGTGCTCGAAGCGATCAAGCTGTCGCTGCAGGTGGCGTGCCTGGCCACGCTGATCGCGCTGGTGCTCGGCACCCTGGCCTCGGCGGCGCTGTACCGGCGCAGCTTCTTCGGCAAGGAGAGCATCTCGCTGATGCTGATCCTGCCGATCGCCCTGCCCGGCATCATCACCGGCATCGCCCTGCTCTCGGCGTTCAAAAGCCTGGGGATAGAGCCCGGCGTGTTCACCATTGTGGTCGGTCACGCCACGTTCTGCGTGGTGATCGTCTACAACAACGTGATCGCCCGCCTGCGGCGTACCTCGCAGAGCCTGATCGAGGCGTCCATGGACCTCGGTGCCGACGGCTGGCAGACCTTCCGTTACATCATCCTGCCCAACCTCGGCTCGGCACTGCTGGCCGGCGGCATGCTGGCCTTTGCCCTGTCGTTCGACGAAATCATCGTCACCACCTTCACCGCCGGCCACGAGCGCACCCTGCCGATCTGGCTGCTCAACCAGCTCAGCCGCCCGCGCGATGTGCCGGTGACCAACGTGGTCGCCATGCTGGTGATGCTGGTGACCATGCTGCCGATTCTCGGCGCCTATTACCTGACCCGTGGCGGCGAAAGCGTTGCGGGCAGTGGCAAATGACCTACAAGGAGCCCCCCATGCAAAGCAAAATGCTGATCAACGGCAAGCTGGTCGCAGGCGAAGGCCCGGCCTGGACCGTGCTCAACCCCGCCGAGGGCAGCGCCCTGGCGCAGATCAACGAAGCCACCGAGGCCCAGGTCGATACCGCCGTGCGCGCTGCCGACCTGGCCTTCGACAGCTGGTCTCAGACCAGCCCCAAGGAGCGCTCAATGGTGCTGCTGGCCCTGGCCGACACCATCGAAGCCCATGGCGATGAGCTGGCCCGCCTGGAATCGCAGAACTGCGGCAAGCCGTTTGCCGCCGCCCTGAATGACGAAATCCCGGCCATCGCCGACGTGTTCCGTTACTTTGCCGGCGCCGCCCGCTGCCTCGGCGGCTCCGCGGCGGGTGAATACCTGCCGGGCCACACCTCGATGATCCGCCGCGACCCGCTGGGCGTGGTTGCCTCGATCGCGCCGTGGAACTACCCGTTGATGATGCTGGCATGGAAGATCGCCCCCGCCCTGGCGGCCGGCAACACCGTGGTCATCAAACCCTCCGAACTGACCCCGCTGACCGCCCTGCGCCTGGGCGAGCTGGCAAAAGGCCTGCTGCCGCCCGGTGTGCTCAACATCCTGTTCGGCCGCGGGCAAACGGTCGGCAACCCACTGGTCACCCACCCCAAGGTGCGCATGGTGTCGCTGACCGGCTCCATTCCAACGGGGGCACATATCATTGGC from Pseudomonas putida encodes:
- a CDS encoding tellurite resistance TerB family protein produces the protein MNTRGLLDQLLKSGQELLNKQPGAGKPSAGAGGLGGLLSGAGAGALGAGALGLLLGSKKARKYGGKALTYGGLAALGVLAYKAYGNWQARQGTGQGAEPQTLDRLPPAQAEQHSQAVLRALVAAAKSDGHIDERERALIEGEFTRLDNDRDLQHWLHDELNKPLDPAEVARAAQTPEMAAEMYLASVMMVDQENFMERAYLDELARQLRLDPALRQELESQVRLAAGQ
- the ydcS gene encoding putative ABC transporter substrate-binding protein YdcS yields the protein MSVHKTALLGAMIGALLASAGLQAAEMPKALGAGEGRLDIVAWPGYIERGESDKAYDWVTGFEKETGCKVSVKTAATSDEMVSLMTKGGYDLVTASGDASLRLIVGKRVQPINTALIPNWKNIDPRLQNGGWYVVDKQVYGTPYQWGPNVLLYNTNTFKQAPTSWNVVFEPQDLPDGKPNKGRVQAYDGPIYIADAALYLKSAKPELGIKDPYELNEAQYKAVLELLRQQQPLIHRYWHDATVQMSDVKNEGVVASSSWGYMVNGLKAENQPVASTIPKEGATGWADTTMLHSEAKHPNCAYKWMDWSLQPKVQGDVAAWFGSLPAVPAACTGSELLGAEGCKTNGFDNFDKIAFWKTPQTQGGKFVPYSRWTQDYIAIMGGR
- a CDS encoding ABC transporter ATP-binding protein, with translation MPLAVQFTQVSRTFGEVKAVDQVSIDIDDGEFFSMLGPSGSGKTTCLRLIAGFEQPNSGSIRIHGVEAAGVPPYQRDVNTVFQDYALFPHMNVRDNIAYGLKVKGVAKAERQARAEEALAMVALAGYGERKPAQLSGGQRQRVALARALVNRPRVLLLDEPLGALDLKLREQMQGELKKLQRQLGITFIFVTHDQTEALSMSDRVAVFNRGRIEQVDTPRNLYMKPATTFVAEFVGTSNVIRGDLAEQLSGSRAPFSIRPEHIRLVDQPGQAQDVQLGGLLRDVQYQGSATRYEVQLDSGQLLAVSHANDQWQAQAQPWQAGQQVQVRWPREAMTALQETVLAEGR
- a CDS encoding ABC transporter permease; its protein translation is MRRLSDLLYRRPNLYLALLLIPPLTWFGAIYLGSLLSLLWQGFYTFDDFTMAVTPELTLGNFAALFNPSNFDIILRTLTMAVAVSLASAVLAFPIAYYMARYTSGKTKAFFYIAVMMPMWASYIVKTYAWTLLLAKGGVAQWFVQQLHLDALLQAVLTVPGVGGSTLSTSHLGRFMVFVYIWLPFMILPIQASLERLPPSLLQASADLGARPRQTFLQVILPLSIPGIAAGSIFTFSLTLGDFIVPQLVGPPGYFIGSMVYAQQGAIGNMPMAAAFTLVPIVLIAVYLAIVKRLGAFDAL
- a CDS encoding ABC transporter permease yields the protein MHSEKASVGLRLAAWGGLVFLHFPILIIFLYAFNTEDAAFSFPPKGFTLNWFTVAFARPDVLEAIKLSLQVACLATLIALVLGTLASAALYRRSFFGKESISLMLILPIALPGIITGIALLSAFKSLGIEPGVFTIVVGHATFCVVIVYNNVIARLRRTSQSLIEASMDLGADGWQTFRYIILPNLGSALLAGGMLAFALSFDEIIVTTFTAGHERTLPIWLLNQLSRPRDVPVTNVVAMLVMLVTMLPILGAYYLTRGGESVAGSGK